The genomic region CTTCGGTTACCGGCCAGGAAGGGCTCATGAAGGGCTACCTGGAGGATGCTTTTGGGGATTTGGGGCTTTATGTGGAGCTGCAGCACGTCGATTCTGACAGGTATAACGTGGTGGGGAGGCTAGGGGAGGGACCGCTGAGGCTTATGCTTTGTACCCATATGGATGTTATACCTGCGCTTGATGAGTCGCTGTGGCACACGCCGCCCTTCGAAGCTTGTGTGAGGGATGGCCGTATCTATGGCCGGGGGGCCGCCGATGCTAAGGGGTCCCTGGCGGCGGCGATGGAGGCCATGCTGAGGGCGAAAAAAGGGCTTAAAAATGGTAAAGGGTCCGTTGCGCTCGCCGCCGTGGTGGAGGAGGAGAGGGGCAGGTCGCTGGGCGCCAGAAAGCTCGTGGAAAAGTATAGGCCAGACATGTGTATCGTGCTCGAGCCGACCGGCCTGCGCCTGGCAACCGCTCATAAGGGGGCGCTACGGGTGGCGCTCACGATACGCGGCCGGGCGTCCCACTCGTCCATGCCGGGCGTCAACGCCATTTCCATCGCATGCGATGCCATAAAAGGCCTCATGAAGTATCGCGACGAGGCGCTGGGCGCGGAGGACCCGTTGCTTGGCAGGCCTACCCTAGAGGTGACCATGATCAGGGGAGGGGAGCGCATCAACGTCATGCCCGAGAAATGTTTGATCTACCTGGATAGGCGGCTCATCCTGGGAGAGACGGTGGAAGACGCATACGACGGGCTTGTCCATGAAGTGGAAAAGATGGGTAAAAAGGCCGGAGCAGCTATGGATATTAAATTGCTATGCTCCTACCCGTCCACGAGCACCAGCGAGGATGAGGGCGTAGTTAAGCTGACCAAAGAAGCCCTGGCGAGGCATGGCCTTCCCCACGCCCCGGTCGGGTTCCCCGCAGGATGCGACATGTGGACGTTCCATGAGAAAGGCATACCGACGGCCATACTGGGGCCTGGGCACATCGAACAGGCCCACGGAGTGGACGAGTATATTGAGATAGGGCAGATGAGGCTTGCCACGGGCGTATATGAAAATATCATTAAAATGGCCCTGTCTAGCCCTTCCTGATGTGCGTTATAACGTGCCCCAGCTCGGGCACGATGAGCTCTGACACGGCCAGCCTTGCGGCGTTAGGAGAGCCTGGGATGCAAAACACGGCACGGTCCTCGATGACGCCCGCCATGGCGCGGGACAGCATGCTCGCCGTGCCGATCTCCTCATAGCTCTTTATGCGAAAAAGCTCCCCGAACCCCGGTATTGTCTTCTGGAGCATGGGCGTGACCGCCTCGATGGTCACGTCGCTCGCCGTCAGCCCGGTGCCCCCGCACACGATGGCGGCGTCAGCGTCCATGAGCACGTCCATGACGCACCGCTCTATTATCAAACGATCATCAGGCAAAAGCCTGTAAACGGTCTTATGGCCCGCCGCCCCGAGCAACTCAATAATAATCCTGCCAGACTCGTCCTCGCAATCCTCCGGGGAGGAGGACTCTCCATACTTCGAGTAGCGTGACGTGCTCACCGTGAGGACGGCACACTTATACGACTGGCCCTTCGATTTTTCCTTATGCATCTCATGTGAAGCCTTCTCCACGATTTCACCTTCGCCAATAAAAATATGGCCCCATCACTATAATTATTTCCGGTACATTTTTGGTCTAGCATAACGTGGATGGTTAAACATCGTATCTTCCATTTCTAAAGATTAAAGGGGTTCATTTAAGAATGGATGGTTTGGCACCACATCAAGACAATAATTATTCCTCACCGCCACGCGGCCGGGACTCGCAAAACAGGACAAAGGGGGTACTTGACGGTACCGATGGAGGATAAGTGAGACTATCCCCGTCATCCTCGCGAGCCTCTCGTCCGGTGGCGGTAGGAATTGAGGTGGGTGTTGAGGTGGGTGTTGAGGTGGGGTATCGGATTTTGGATGGAGCAGTGGTTAGCAGGTGAGGATTGACTGGCCTTACTTCTCCATCTCTCCTGTATACGCCTTCTCTTTGGGTAGCATGTAGCCGCATATGCTCGTAAGCCATGCGCTATTACATGTTACAATTGCATCTTTTCGCTTTAGGGTAATCAAGCTTTCAGGCATGAATGGCGTAATATCACGCCTGGAGCTATAGAACAAGCGGTTTTTTACCCTAAAGCCGCGTATTCGCCGAAACTCCCTTCGCTTACGTCGTTATTCGTTGCCTCGATACTGGTTGCGCTTCGTGCCCCTGTTTGGCGGGGTGTTTTTTGCCGACCGGACAGCAAGCCGTGCAGGCCGTACAATAGGCGTATGCCCCTTCTTTTATTTTAAAATGGTTCAGGCCACACGAGCCGCACTTTTTACGGTCCACGTCTTCTTCTGATATGGCGCCTACCGGGCACGCTTTCATGCACTCCTCGCACTCGCCGCATCTGTCGTCGCTTAATACCTCGCACGTCTCGCCCACGTCCGCGTCGGTCAGGACGCCCTTGAGCCTCAGCCTTGGGCCGTGCACCTTTGACACGAACATCATCGACTTGCCTATCCAGCCGAGGCCCGCCAGGACGGCCCATGCCTTCATGTAATACGACGTGTACTCTTCGCCCTGGAAGCCATGCCTTTTAAGGCATTCTATGGCTTTTAGTGAGGCGATGTCGAGCAGCATCATCTCAACCGAGGCTGTGTAGCTATCTGAAACCCTGTAGTATATATCCTCCTTGTCATCCATTAGCCTTTTTCCGAGTATTATCATGGCTCGGGCGGATGGCAGAATATCAAGGGGGTTTTTTATGCTTGAAATGTCGACCTCCCCATCGGCCCATTTGACCCCTTCTAGCAAGCCCATCTCGTCGGGCGGTATGACGGTGTCGTCGCCAAGCTTTAGCCATCCTACAACTTCGACGCCATATTTTGCGGAGATCGCCATTATCTCCTCTTTTACCATGCTGGCGTTTGGCATGAAGGTAATGTTTGAGCGTCCGAAAATATTAATACTTTGTAGATGTAAGTAGACTCCGCCGAAGGGCACCGATGGTCTAGCGGCTATGATATCAGCCTTCCAAGCTGAATACCCGGGTTCGAATCCCGGTCGGTGCATTTGTTCCCTTTTTTGCCAATTGTTTTTGCTTAAGCGTTTATCATTAAAAGAACTTTCTGTCCGACCATTGTTATCCCATCGCCAACCATCAATCCAGCCACAACATATAGCTTATATTCAACAATGTTTTATATAGCAGATGAAAAGCATATATATGATGCATGCTATCATATAGCACGCAAGGAGCCTAGCATGAGAGGCCACGGCATAGCTTTTGGGGCTGGCACTGTAATTAACGCCATCGCGACCTATAGGGGAAGCGCATTCGGCATCGACCTCAGGACAGAGGCCGAGGTGGACATTAAGGGCGACCGCATAGAGGGCGAGATAGAGGGGGGAGGCGATGCCAGGCTCATAGAAAGGGCGTGCGAGCTCGTATTGGAGAGGTTCGGGGTCGAATCCGGGGCACGCATTCGGACAAAGAGCCAGGTACCGCAGGCGAGCGGCCTTAAGTCGTCCAGCGCCGCGGCAAACGCGACGGTGCTGGCCACGCTAAGGGCTATCGGGAAGGACATGGACCCCCTGGAAATGATAAGATTGGGCGTCAGGGCGGCCCTTGATACCGGCGTCTCGATAACGGGCGCTTTCGACGACGCTTGCGCCTCAATGCTAGGGGGCGTCGTTGTCACCGATAATAGGAATAACGTGCTTCTCAAGCGAGAGCCGATAGAGTCGACAGTGGTCGTTTATGCCCCAGATAAGAGGGCGCTATCGAGGGATACTAACGTGCAGCGGTCCCGTGCAATTGCCCCGTGGGTCGAGATGGCTTTCGGGCTGGCTATGGCAGGGGACTATAAAAAGGCCATGACCCTGAACGGCTTTTTATACACCGCTGCCCTGGGGTTCAGCCCTGAGCCCATGCTTGCCGCCCTTGAAATAGGCGTGGAGGGCGTGAGCCTGTCGGGCACAGGGCCATCCTATACGGCGCTCGTCGAGGGCGAAAAAATAGATAAGCTGAAAGCGATATGGTCATCATACCCTGGCAGGGTCTTTGTCACCGTGACGAACAATGCCGGGGCTTATACGCTGAAGTGAGGGTCTGCATGTCGATCGAGGAAATCCGCGATGAAGTTAGGAAGGTTGACCTGGAGATATTACGATTGCTCGCCAGGCGCATGGACCTTGTGGGCCTCATCCTTGAGGAGAAAAAGAGGCAGGGTTTAGCCATAAACGATGACCGCCAGAACGAGCTGGTGCTTAAGCGTGCCATGGAGAAGGCCCTTGAGCTTAACCTGGATGTGGCTGCCGTCAAGGACATATTCCAGGCCATCATCGACATGAGCATCAGCAGGCAGCACGAGCTATCGGGCGAGGGCAAGCTGCCCTGATTTATTAAGCTCCATAATCCCTTATTATGCGCTCAGACCGCTCCCTTGCGCCCCCGGTGTCGCCATAGTAGGTGGCGGCAGACTTGAAATCCCTTATAAAGTCCTCAAGCCTCCCCTCCTCTAGCTCAGAGTTAAGCTCTATGCATGCCTCTATGAAGGCACGCCTCATCTCGCGAGCGTGCTCCGAGGACTGGATGAGGGCGTATAGCTCAGGGCTTTGTGAGAGCACCCGGCCGAGCATCTCCTTGGTAATGCCATATACGGGCGTCTTGAAGAGGGAGGCCTCCTCCATGTTTACCTGAGACTTTTCGAGCGCCCTGCCCATGGCGACGTACATGAAATGGGTCAGGCCCTGCACTACAGCCATGTTCATGTCGTGGCGCTCCGCCGTCGCCTCCAGCACGTTGAGGCCAGCCTCCTCGAAGAGAGGCCTGATGATGGGAAGCCACCGAACGCTCCTCTTCGTTGGGACGAGCACTATTGTGCGGCCACTAAAGTCAGACTGCGGACCAAACAACGGATGGGTACCGATGACCTCAACGCCTGGTGGGGCGTGGCGGAGCATCGCCTCGAGCGGCTTTACCTTAAGGGAGGACAGGTCCATGAGAAGCGACCCAGGCCTCATTCTGGGGGCGGCATCCGAAGCCACCTCTTCCAGGACATCCATGGGAACCGAGAGCACAACGACGTCAAAGTCACCCGCATCCTGGGGGCTGGCTAGCCCGACCCCCAGCGACCTCGCCACCCCTGAGGCGTCCCGCCTCGAGCTTATATAAACGTCATGGCCGGCATTTTTAAAAAGCCCGGCGCACCAGCGGCCCATGCCCCCGGCGCCGCCTATGATAAGCACCTTAAAGGGCATCCCTGGCGCCCCTCTCCATCACGTCTATAGGCGGCTTCACTCCCGTCCATATCTCGAAGGAGAGCGCCCCCTGCCTTACGAGCATCGTGATGCCGTCAATAGCCCTGGCCCCGGCCAGCCTCGCCTCTTTCAGCAGCCTTGTCTCCACTGGCCTGTAGACGAGGTCGAACACCGTTTGCCTGTCGCTGAGCATGTCAGCGGTGACCAGCGTCTCATCCTGGCCCATGCCAACCGTGGTCGTGTTTACGATTATATCCGAGATAGAGACCTTCTCCCTCAGATTATCCATGCCCGTCCCGAACACTTCGCCGTACTCCCTCATGTATGCAGCGAGGTCTGCTGCCTTCTGGGCGGTGCGGTTCGCGATGGTGACCGTGGCCCCGGCCTTCAAGAGCCCGTACGTGACCGCCCTCGCCGCCCCGCCCGCGCCGAGCACGAGCACGCTCCTGCCCTTCACCTTTACCCCGCTGTCCTCGAGCGATGCGATGGCTCCGGGCGCATCCGTGTTGTATGCCTTATTAGTGCGAAAGTCGATGGTGTTGGCCGCACCGATTTCGCGGGCGGCAGCGTCTGCCTCCACGAACCTGATGACCGCCTCCTTATGGGGGACCGTCACGTTGAGGCCCCCGAAGCCCAGCGCCCTCGCCCCATTTACCGCCTCATGGAGGTAGCGCCCTTTAACGTGGAAAGCCCCATAATAGCAATCCATGCCCAGCGCCTTGAACGCGGCGTTGTGCATCGCGGGCGAGAGGCTGTGCGCTATGGGGTCGCCTATGACGCCGTACATCGTGATCATATGTGGAAAAATGGTATTCGTACTTGATAAATGTATGTGGTAGTTTATTTTGTCGTCTTGTTCTATGATTCGATACCTTTGTAATATTAAGCTACTTTGGCTTTTTTAAAAACTCTATGTAGCGTACCATCTTCGCATTTTACTCTTGATACATATAAAATTACTAGATAAAATATAAATACAATAAATGATTATCATTTTATTACTTGGTGGGCATGAGCTTATTAAATGAATATATTAATAAAAATCTATCAGTACAGGAAATGGAAGAGGAATTAAAAAGACTGATCCTCGAATATAATAGAATAACTAAAAGATATTTGTTTGTTTATGCTACGACTATTGAAAAACAGCTCCCTCCTCAAATTTTATCGTTAGATAGATCAGATGCAGATGTTATTTATGATTTGCTTTGTGATAAGACTGATGTTAAACACCTGGACTTCTATGTAGAAACAAAGGGTGGTAACGCCGAAGCTGTTGAAGAAATTGTAAGATTTTTAAGAAGTAGATTTGAAACAGTAAATTTTGTTATTGCGGGAGAGGCTAAAAGCGCGGGGACGATTTTAGTTTTATCGGGAGACGAAATTTGGATGTCCGAAACGGGCAGCCTTGGGACTATTGACGCGCAGATGTTTATTGGCAGGTCCCCGATATCAGCACATGATTATATAGAATGGGTTAACCAAAAAAGAGAGGAGGCTCAAATAAATGGCAAATTGAACCCGTTTGATGCCACAATGGTAGCACAAATAACGCCTGGAGAGCTCGTTGGAGTACATAATGCCTATAACTATGCAAAAGACCTTGTGAAAGAATGGCTTCCAAAATATAAATTTAAAAACTGGACAGTTACAAAAACGAGAGGCATTCCCGTAACTGATGATATGAGAAAAACAAAAGCGGATGATATTGCAAATGAATTGTGTAATCATACTAGATGGAGGTCTCACGGTAGACCTATAAAAATCGAAGATTTAGAAAAAATAGGATTAGAAATTAATAGACTAGAAAATAATCCGGAGCTGGCAATAATTGTCCAAAGAATTCGGATAGTCACTAGACTTTTATTTTCTAACAGTACACACTATAAACTATTTGCAACAAAGGATAATAAGATATTTAAATCAGCCGCGCCAATTAATCAACAAGTAGTCGCTACGCAAGATACCACAAAAACTGATGCCATCGGGCGTGAAATTAAATGCCCAAAATGCGGCAAAATTCATAGACTATATGCGAAGTTTATACCCGATTTAAATATCGATGAACAAATACAGAAGCAAGGGTTTAAGCCATTCCCAAAAGATGCAAAACTAAAATGTGAATGTGGATATGAATTTGATCTATTAGGCCTGAAAAATGATATAGAAATGAAAATCGGCCGTAAAATCATATTTAATTAGACGGAGGAGGCACAAATGGATAGGGAACATGAAATAGCATCGGGCAATGTCGATGAATTATTAATATTTATAAAAGAAGCAAGGGAAGGGAAACTGGCGGACATTGAGCAAAGCTCTTTATCATATTTAAGGTATAATATATTATTTGAAACCATGGAAGAGGAGCAATATTACTATAGTATTAGATAACTATTTTTATTATATTCATAATTTATCCTGACTATTTGCCCTTTATTCTCTTATAGTAGCGGTCAAAGAGCAGGCTAAAGAAAAACTTCTGAAAATCAAGGTCGTCATTGATATGCTTATAGAACTTAAAGTTAGTCTCGCACATGTCCTGGACGATAGAGTTGGCCACGATATTAAAAGTAAGCTTGACGTTTTCGGGGTCGTTAACCTTAACGCTGGACTCAAGTGACGGGTTTGCATCTAGTTTGGCCTCTAGCTCCTGGATGAAAAACCTGTCCTTTTCCGAAAAATCGGTCCCAAATCGCTGGTTCATCTCCTTTATGATTAAAGATAAGGGCTCTAAGTCTTCACTCCTGGAGGATTTCGGCCCTGTGTCTATCCTCGGCTCAAGCTCGCCCTCGCCCCTTCCAAGTTTAATCTTACCGCTAGACGTCTTCTGTATCCTGTACGAGTCTATGTCTATGCTGCTCTGTATCTCGACCGGCAGCCTCTCCTCTGGTAATTTTATTTTACGTAATAGCATGCGCCCGAACTGGTATAGTTTTTCTAGGTCCGCATCAGTAAAGGTGATGATTTGCGAGAGGAACGCGTAGAGCCGGACATAGCCTTTTAGCTCTCTGTAGAACTTTTCTCTCTCTTCCACAGCGCTTTCCTGAAAACGCTTAGCTATTGGGTCTAAGGCTGCATGAAGCTTATCCACTGATGGACTGGAGCCAAAGTATATTCTTGCGTAGTTTTCCACGTCCTCGTCCGAGAAAATATGGAAGTCCATGAGACGCGTATGGTAATCGTATAGCAGGTTAGGGTCAGTACCTTCCTTTAGCCATGTCTTCTCATAGTAGGGCTTGAACGCTTTCTCGATCTCGTCTGCTTCGTTGGCGAAGTCCAGCACAACTGTAGTGGTCTTGCCCGGAGCCACACGGTTTAGCCTGCTCAGCGTCTGAACCGCTGCCACGCCTCCCAGCTTCTTATCGATGTACATGGCTTGAAGCAATGGCTGGTCGAACCCGGTCTGGAACTTGTTGGCCACGATGAGGAGCTTGTACTTGTCCTGCTTGAAGTTCTCGGCGGTCTGGGACTCGGGGAAGCCGTTCATGCCTGCCTCTGTGTACTTTTTGGTGCCATCGTTGAACCGCCTCACAAGCTCCTCGAAAATATAGCCCCTCTCAATGTTGCTGACCCTGTCAGGGTGCAGGTCAATGTGCCTGATGCCTTACAAAGCTGGGGGCCTGGGTTATCGAGCTTGCCCTTAAACCTGGCGTTGGCTTCCAACACCTTTTCTTTGGTCGGCGCCAGCACACAGTCTATGCGCCTCAAAACCGTAAAAGGCAATATCACGTCCTGATACTTGCTCCGCTTATAGCTATCTCGTAAAAGCTCGGCGATGCTCCAGATAAAGTTGACCTTTTCGCTAAAGTTTTCCATGCTTAGCCTCTCTAACCACCTGATATTCAAGGTATGACTAAACTGAATATTATCATACGATTGCATAGCATAATATTTATCATTCTGAAAAATTTGGAATATTTTCTATTTTATTGTAAATAATTATTCGTAATGAATCATTTTACATTAGATAAGAAGCCTATGATTTGCTCAAATACCTGTTCGGGCGCCCCATTCCCGTCCACCACCTTCCAGCCATCAGTGATAAGCCGCGCCCTCTCCCGGTTCTTCTTGAGGTGCGCCAGCGACTCGAACATCTCCTTGCCATTCCCTCGCAGGTGAATCCTCCACAGCGCCTCCTCGGGCTCAACGTCCAGGAAAAACATGTTTGGGGAGCGGGGGAGCAAAAAGCTCACCAGGGCATACGTGGGCTTTACCAGGGGGCGGGGCAGGTACGCGCAGGCCAGCGTGTAGCGGACGAATATCGCGTCCCGGCCGCCACGATAGTAGAGCATTAATGAGCGGACGACGTCGAGGGCATAAAACATCGTGGCGGCCATACTTCATGCCTATCACCGCCCCGAGGCCGTCCCCATAAGCTAGGGCAAGCATGCCCACCGCCACCACGAGGGGGGTATCGAAAAACAAAAATGCGAGCACTGTGAACATGAGGCAATAGTATACAAGCCCGAACTCGTTCCCGGCGCCTGACGCCGAGACTGCTGAAAGCCACTTTATAACAACCAAACATGCCTTTTTTATGCCCCTTCCCCCCTCCAGGCGGGAGGCCAGGCTCATAAAATAGCCCTGCATTCGCCGGGTGGTCAACAGCGAAAAGACGAGGGCAGAGCCGGCGATGAGCACCTCGGCCCACCAGTGGTCGAACAGGAATAATGTAAATACGATATTGCCTATGCTTATGTGCAGCATTTTTCTGCCTATTGCACGGTCGCCCTTCCAGGCTTTCTCGGAGATGAAAAAGACGATCGCTATATAGGCGCAGACAAGTACGATACCAAGCGCATCATTCCGAGAAAACCCGGGCACGGCGTCACTTCCTCAATATTGCTAGCACCCCGTTCGGGCAGACCTCCACGCATATGAAGCACTTTATGCAATCACGGCCGAACGTCGGCTTTCCGTTCAGCTTTATATTCGACGTGGGGCAGGCGTCCACGCAATGCCCGCACCTCATACACTCCCCCACCACACCTATCCTGGACGGGTCGATAGAGTCCATCTCGCGGCGCGCCTCCTTGAGGGATACGACGTCCTTTCCATAGAGGCGCTTGGCAAAAGGATGGGCGATAGGATTAAACCGCTGGCTTGTCAAGACATCGTCCAGGTATGGCAACACCTTGCCAATCAGGGAGCTTTTTATCTTCAGGCTTGCCTTTCTGGCGTTGCCGACCGTCATGGGGTTTATGTCCCCCAGCCCCCTGTCATGGGCTATCCGCACCACCTCGACGTCCATGGGGTCGATCCTGATGACGTTCGCCGCGACGGCGTCCAGCGCCACGGCATCCTTGCACGCCATAACCATGTCGGCCTTATACACGGATTTCGCCTCGGTCGGCCCATAATATGGCCCGGCAGGCCGCACTGACTGCGCGATATAAGTGGCATCCATGACGTTCATCACGATGCGAGGCCTCAAGAACTCGTACAGGTCTACCAGTGGCTCGTCAAGCCCGAGGACGTGTACGCGGGACCTGAATGAGGGCTCGACCAGCCCGAAGAGGTTCTCGATGCTACCTGAGAGGTGCATTAGAAAGTGATGCTTAAGGACGGGCACGTTGATTATAGCGTCCACCTCTAAGGCGGGCCTGGCGATGGACACCTTCTTCAATACTCGTGAGCCGGGCGGCTCTATCTCGATGTGGTTGGCGCTCCAGTCCACGAGCTCCCCGCCCGCCTCCTCTATTCTTTTTATGCTTTTCGCGTCGAGCACCTTTCTCGCGTCCCACCCCAGGACGGATAGGTCGCCTACCAGCGGCCTCGCTCCCTGGCCTGCGACCATCTTCACGATGGCGCAGATGACATCAACGTTGGTCACCAGGCCGCTGCCCGACGGCCTGGCGCAGCCGAGGTTGGGCTTGATGAGCACGTCGCCGCTGACCTTCAGCCCTCCCGCGAGCTGGACCGCGTCGCTCACCGCCTTCGACGGGTCGCTGCTCTTAACAAGGGATACGAATGTCATGGGCGTTCCATCCTCCTTTTAACTACCTAAGAGCCTAGAGTATATAAAAAGTTAATTAATCTTCGCTTTACTGGGCGAGAGCCTCCATCAATGCGCTATACGTATCCTGGCCTATCACGTTGGTCGGAATTATCCCCCAGCAGTAGAAGTACCCGAAGATGACTAGGAGGGGAAAGATAAGCTTGAACTCCCTTCTGCTTATAATGTCGTCGAATGCGATGATGAGGGCGAATGGAGCGGCAGGCAGGAGATAGCGGCTTACGTCCGGGTGCTGGACGAATGCCACGCAGCCCAGGTAGACCAGTGAGAATGAGCAAAGCTCGGGGCGCTTCCACAGGCGCAGCGCACCAAGGATGTAGATTATGTAGAACCCCATGAAGAGCTCAGCATTATTCGTGTTGCCCCTGGAGGCTGGCTCGAAGAAGTTCATGAAGGGCACGATTTTCATGAGCCCGCCATTCCACCTGAAGTAGGCGAAGAAGTCGCCATACGTGAACTGGTAGGCCAGGAAGTTTAGCCCCAGGAAGGCGGGGATGATGAGCAGGTAGGGCAGATACCTGTACTTTTTCTCGTAGAGCAGGAGAATGAGGTATGAGATAAACATGAGCACGCCGAAGATCTTCGTTACCGAGGCCAGGCCGGCGAGCGTGAACGCCGCCAGGTACCGGTCCTTCTTGTAGCAGTATATGGATGCCAGTATTAGCAATATGAATAGAGGCTCCGAGGCGCCGACGCTATGGTATAGCAGCCAGCGGCTGGGGAAAAATATGAAGACTATCGAGGCCCAGAACGGGTTAGCCGAGTAGTTGAACTCCTTTAAAAGCTGGTAGAACACGATGGTGGCGAGCGTCGAGCAGGCGATGACGACGAAGATCATGGACCGGTCGTAGCCCATGAATGAGAACGCCCTTATTAGCAATGGGTAGAGCGCCAGGTGGCATGCGTAGTAACAGCCTGGCAGGTTAAAGGGCGTTATCGCGGGCGCGGCGTAGAGCGTCTTAGCGACGTACATGTATAGAGGCCCGTCCAGGTACCTGTAGATGACGTCAAGCCTGTCGATGAACGGCAGGTAGACTGTGAGCGTGGTGACGACGTTGATGGCGGCTAGCAGGGCAATCCTGAAGTCAAAGCGCTCAAAGGAAAAGCCCCTTTTCTCGAGGATAGACGCC from Methanocella conradii HZ254 harbors:
- a CDS encoding DUF362 domain-containing protein — translated: MTFVSLVKSSDPSKAVSDAVQLAGGLKVSGDVLIKPNLGCARPSGSGLVTNVDVICAIVKMVAGQGARPLVGDLSVLGWDARKVLDAKSIKRIEEAGGELVDWSANHIEIEPPGSRVLKKVSIARPALEVDAIINVPVLKHHFLMHLSGSIENLFGLVEPSFRSRVHVLGLDEPLVDLYEFLRPRIVMNVMDATYIAQSVRPAGPYYGPTEAKSVYKADMVMACKDAVALDAVAANVIRIDPMDVEVVRIAHDRGLGDINPMTVGNARKASLKIKSSLIGKVLPYLDDVLTSQRFNPIAHPFAKRLYGKDVVSLKEARREMDSIDPSRIGVVGECMRCGHCVDACPTSNIKLNGKPTFGRDCIKCFICVEVCPNGVLAILRK